TTGTCCAATCAGGTCGAGTTCTGAGATATCTGGCTGGGTTTTCGCGAGTTCTAAGGCTCTGCTTCCATCTACGTCGTCCCCATTGCATAAACATGCTTTCATTGTGCCATATTCTCGTATCTTTCGCGTCAGCATCCTCGTATCGACTTCGCTGATTCCTGGCACCCCCTCCTCTCTCAGGAACGCATCTAAGCTCTGCCTGCTCTTGTAGTGCGAGTGCAAGTCGCATTTTTCCCGTATCACAAACCCCTCTGCTTTTATTCCGTTGGATTGGAATTTGGCTCCGCTTACTCCGTAATTCCCAACTAGAGGATAGGTGAACATCAAGATTTGTCCCTTATATGAAGGGTCAGTTAGCGCTTCTTCGTAGCCAGTAAATGGAGTTGCAAAGACCAGTTCGCCTATTGCTGTCCCCTCAGCTCCGAATCCCTCGCCTTCCGCTAACGACCCGTCCTCCAGAGCAAGAATTGATTTCATTTCAACCTGCAAAATACTCGTTTATGGATTTTACTTCAATCTCCCCTTGGCTCTCGTTCATTTTTGCAATTGCCGATGCAGCAGCTTTCGCAGCCTGAACCGTTGTTAGATACGGAACACCAAGGTCGATACAACCCCTTCGTATTTGATAGCTGTCCTTGGAAGATTGTTTACCCGTCAGTGTATTTATCACTAGGTTCACTGCTTGCGCATGCATCATCTCTAGGACGTTCGGCGAGCCTTCCTGAATCTTCTTCAATTTTCTCGCCTCAATCCCCCTCTGCCTGAGATAATCCACCGTGCCCTCGGTGCCAACGATGGAGATCCCAACTTTCTGCAATGTTCGCGCCACTTCCACAATCTTCTCTTTATCCTCATCACACACCGAAATGAACACCGTGCTGTTGCTATCTATTGGCAGTGGGTTATCAGCTGCTAGCTCAGCTTTGTAAAAGGCCTTATCAAATCTCCCGTTGATGCCCATCACCTCCCCTGTGCTCTTCATCTCTGGTCCGAGGATGGTGTCAACTCCCTTTAGCTTGGAGAAGGGCAAAACAACTTCCTTTACTGCTACATGTTTCACTTCTCTTTCCATGAAACTCAAATCTCTTAACCGATGCCCCAACATCACCTTAGCGGCGATCTTTGCGAGAGGTATCCCCTTTGCTTTAGCGACATAGGGTATCGTCCTGCTGGATCGCGGATTCGCTTCTAAGATATAAATCACATCCCCTTTAATCGCCATCTGGATGTTCAATAACCCTTTTATTTTCAGAGAGAGGGCTACTCTCCTTACATAGTCCTTTATTCTCTCAATCACCTCCTTGGGTAGGGATTGGGGTGGAATGACACAGCTGGAATCGCCGGAATGAACCCCCGCCTCCTCAATATGCTCCATAATAGCACCGACCAGGGTATCCTCGCCATCAGAGACCGCATCGATGTCGACTTCGATAGCTTTTTCCAAGAATTTGTCGATGAGTACTGGTTTCTCCTTAGATACACGAACCGCTTCTTGCGTGTATCTTATCAAATCGTGAATGTCGTACACGATCTGCATCGCTCTGCCACCTAACACGTATGAGGGGCGAACGAGCACAGGGAAGCCTATGCGCGATGCGACCTCCTTCGCTTTCTCTAGGGAGGTTGCATAGCCACTTTCTGCTTGTGGGATGTTCAACTGCAGGAGTAATTTACTGAATCGTTCCCGATCTTCGGCTGCATCGATACGTTCCGGATCAGTTCCCAAGATGACCGTTTTTGATCCTGTACGTTCCAGTTCCTTCTTTAGTGGAACTGCCAAGTTAACCGATGTTTGCCCACCGAATTGCACCATCACGCCCTCATAGTGCTCTTTCTCGATCACGTTCATCACGTCTTCGAGTGTCAAGGGCTCAAAGAAGAGCTTGTCTGAGGTGTCATAGTCGGTGGATACCGTTTCTGGATTGTTGTTGATAATGTGAGCCTCAACCCCCTCCTCTTTCAACGCTTTTACGGCATGCACAGTACAGTAATCAAACTCAATCCCCTGCCCTATCCTGATAGGTCCAGCTCCGATTATTAGCACCTTTTTTCTGGCAGACGACTTTAATTCACACTCATCCTCGTAGGTCGAATAGAAGTAAGGCGTCTTTGCTTCGAATTCTGCCGCACATGTATCAACTATTTTGTACGTAGGGAAGATATCCTTCTCTTTTCTGAGATCGGCTATCTCTTCTCTGCTTTTGCCTGTTAGCTGTGCAATCCGTTCATCAGAGAAGCCCAATCTTTTTGCCTCTCGCAAATTGCCCTCGAGGTCTTTTTGTAACTTCGTCTCAAAGCGCACTATTTTATCGATCTTCCTAATGAAGAAAGGGTCGATACAGCTTAGATCCGCTATTTCAGTTAAGCTGAACCCCCTCTTCAATGCTTCATAGATGGCAAATATGCGCTCATCAGTTGGCGTTTTTAGGAGGGACTTCAACTCGTCATCGGACCAGTTGTCGAAGCTTTTGTCAATGTCCAGTGACCGTAGCGCTTTTTGCAATGCCTCTTCAAATGTCCGTCCGATCGCCATCACCTCACCGGTGCTCTTCATTGAGGTTGTCAGGGTTCTATCAGCGCTGGGGAACTTATCAAATGGCCATCGAGGTATCTTGATCACTACGTAGTCTATGGCTGGCTCGAAGGAAGCAGGCGTCTCCTTCGTTACATCATTTCTTATCTCATCGAGCTGTAGTCCGATTGCTATCTTTGCTGCCACTCTGGCGATGGGATATCCCGTTGCCTTTGATGCGAGTGCAGAGGACCTCGAAACACGGGGATTGACCTCTATCACTCTGTAAGAGCCCTCTTTCAATGCGAATTGTATGTTGCAGCCGCCTTCGAGTTTTAACTCGCGTATGATCTTTATGGCAGCGGATCGCAACATTTGGTGCTCCTCATCGGTCAATGTCTGGGATGGTGTGACAACGATTGACTCCCCGGTATGTATGCCGGTTGGATCCACGTTCTCCATATTACAAATCGTAATGCAGGTATCCTTCGCATCGCGCATCACTTCGTATTCGATCTCCTTCCAGCCCAGCACGCTCTCTTCGAGTAGAACCTGACGAATCCTCGATACATGGAGCCCGTAGGAAACGATCTCTCTTAACTCCTCTGTCGTCCTTGCTATACCGCCTCCAGTGCCCCCAAGGGTGTACGATGGCCTGACAATGAGTGGTAACCCGAGTTCGGTGGCTACGGCTTCAGCCTCCTCGATAGAGGTAACGGTGAATCCGCGCGGAACAGGCTCTTCTATGCGTTCCATTGTTTGCTTGAATCGCTCGCGGTCTTCTGCATTGTAAATTGCTTCCAAGGGTGTGCCCAGCACTTGTACGTTATATTTGGATAGAATGCCTGCTTCTGCCAGCTCTGCTGTTATGTTTAACCCTGTTTGACCACCGAAACCCGCTAAAATGCCATCGGGCAGCTCTTTTTCGATAATCTTCGCCACGACATCGGTTATCAATGGCTCGATGTATATCACATCAGCCATCTCGAAATCAGTCATGATGGTTGCAGGATTAGAATTGACTAGGACTACTCGAACGCCTTCCTCTCTTAACGCTCTGCAGGCTTGAGAGCCAGAGAAATCAAATTCGGCAGCTTGGCCTATTTGGATTGGGCCTGATCCGATTAGCAGCACTTTCTTGATACTCTCTGATTTAGGCATTAGCTCTCCCTTTATTTTGGCTTCCAGTCGGGAATTGTCATGTCATATATAAAAGTTTAAAGGAAAAGAAAAAACTCACAAAGCCCCGTCTCCTCTTTCACCTGTTCTCACTCGTATCACCTCCTCCAGAGATGACACAAATATCTTGCCATCACCGAATTTGCCTGTTTTTGCTGCACTCGATATCACGTTGATTAATGGTTCAACTAAATCGTCCCTCACCACTGTTTCAATTTTGACTTTTGGTAGCGTATCGACCTCCATGCTCCTTCCCCTGAACTGTAATGTGATTCCTTTTTGCTCTCCTCTTCCCTTTACCTCGGTTATTGTCATGGCCACCTGTCCGCACTCTTCCAAAGCCTTTGTAACATGTTTGAGTTTTTCAGGTCGGACTATTGCTTCGATCTTCTTCATGCTTTCTTCCACCACATCTTAACTATTATACGCCCCCTCTCCATGCTGTGAGAGATCTAAACCTACGTATTCTTCCTCTTCTGTAACCCGTAACCCAATCGTTATGTCTACGATTTTAGCGAGTAAAAACGTCAGAACGAAAGCGTAGATAATTGCCGCTCCAGCACCAATTATCTGGACAGTGAATTGGCCTATATTCCCGTCAAGTAAACCCGAACATCCACATATCAATTCAGTTGCAAATATTCCCGTAGCTAGTGCACCCCATAGCCCGCCAACTCCATGTATCGCCCATGCATCAAGGCTTTCATCAAGCCCTATCTTTATTCTGAAAAGCATTGCCTTGTAGCAGATGACCCCTGCGACCAGTCCGATCGCTATGGCGGACATTGGTGTAACAAATCCTGCTGCCGGTGTAATCGCAACGAGTCCAGCAATAGCGCCACTCACCATGCCCAATGAGCTTGGCTTTCCTTGCATCCAGTTTGCAGCCATCCCGCCAAGTGCTCCTGCAGCAGCAGAAGTGTTTGTGACTACCAATGCATTGGCTGCGAGTCCATTTGCAGCTAAGGCACTACCTCCGTTAAAGCCGAACCAACCGAACCAGAGCAAGGCTGCACCTAGGAGTGTTAGGGGTATGCTATGGGGTTCCATTGCCCCCTCTCCAAACCCGCGTCTTTTGCCGATGACAAGTGCTAAGGCCAAAGCAGAGAAACCCGAGCTTATGTGTACGACCGTACCTCCAGCAAAATCCAATGCACCAATTTGAGCAAGCCATCCACCCCCCCAGACCCAATGAGCAAGCGGGTCGTAAACGAGCGTTGTCCAGAGTAAACCAAAGATCATGAATGCACTCATCCTCACTCGTTCAGCCATTGTACTGGTTAGGATTGCCAGCGTTACTGCAGCAAAAGCGAGTTGGAATGCCATGAACGCTAAGTGTGGAATCGTCAAATTTCCGCAGTCCATGCCTACATTCATCAATCCAAGAAATCCAAGGCCGCCTATAACTCCTGCTATGTCAGAGCCGAAGGATAGGCTGTAGCCTACGAGAACCCACTGAATACTGATTAGCGCAAGAGCCGCAAAAGAAAGGGAAAGCATTGACACCACATTTTTCTTGCGAACCATCCCACCATAGAACAACCCAACACCGGGTGTCATCAAAACGACTAAGGCTGTCGAGACGAGTATCCACGCCGTATCTCCACTGTCCAGCATTTTTTACGGGTCACCTCTGTTTCATTTTTATCATATTCCTTACAATTTGATTATGAAGAGCTCTTAAAATGCTATTTGAGAAATCAACCTAACAATTAAGAAAAAATATGATATTTACTGCATCATTCTATTTGTACTTCTTATGTTAACTCTGTCTATACATTAGGACATGGTCTTTTTGGGTTTCATCGATAATGGGAGAAGCCTTCAATCTTGTAATACGATGATAAAGCTTATTAGCAAGAACTAAATGAATAGTTTAAATGGAGGTGCTTATGTCATACGATTGGGGGCCACACTATATTGTTCCTTCAAGGGGTTTGAAAATCTATTCTGGAAATGTTTTACTGCGAGAATATTTTGATGAGGACTTGCTACAAAAGGAGTTAAAATCTTTGGATATCCCTGGACCAGTCGTGAAGGTAACCAATCCCTGGTACTATCGCAAGAAGAACACGAATACTTGGATTAAGATTGGTGAGTCAGACGATAAGGAACAGAATTTCCCCACCAACTGGGATACAACCGATTTAGAAAACGGTCAATATGAGGTAATGGGACTAATGCACGTCTTTGCCAGAAAGGGTATTGATGATATAGTAGCAATTGCCGGTCAGAATATAGTGGAAGTTACTGTTGAAAATTTTAAATAACTGTGATTCTAATGTAGTCCATCGTTTCTGGGTGGATTAGCATATGCCAGTTGTGGTTGGTCAGGCTTTTGTAACGATGTGATGTGTCCTGTCCAGTTGGCTTTGAACGCCCAAAAGGGATCAGCCTGGTTCCGTTTATGCAATGCTGGGCAGCAATGCTGAGAGCATGATGGGTGAACAGGTCGAATCCTCAGGTCATTTCAACGTTTTAAAAGTGGAAACGACGCTGAAGGTGCATTTTGTGCACCCTAGAGTTATTTCAAGTTCTACAACTAAAAATTTACAGAAAATAAATTCCGTCCAAAATGTAAGAACAAATACATGGTTCTTCAAGACAGAAATGGAGTGCTGTGGTGGGTGTGTGCCGATGCTGGATACTGTGGCAATTGTATGGAAGTAACCGAAGAAGAAATTTTGAGAAATGGTTATACGTGAACTAACAAACATCAATTTAAAGCCGCTAATGAAAGTAATACCATTCGAAAAAGTAATTTCATTTTAAATAAACAATCAACATCAAATAATGCCACTGCTTCTATGGTGTGGTGTTGGGATGGATTAGTTATCTAAGAGAAGCGTTATAGGGGTTGTACTGTAGACTTTCTAGTTTGTCATTTAAACGAGATTATATGTCCCTAGGACAATATCTTTCCACCACTGCATTTTAAACAGAACCGTCGAAACTCTCCTTAGCCAGGTTTGTGAAAAAGTCTAATAAAATAAGGATTGAAACCCCATTCGCAATGGAAACAACAAGGCATATCTTTAAGAAGTTGCAAAAAGTCTAATAAAACGAGGATTGAAATCAAATTCAGGAAACTCCAAAAGAGTTTAAACAAAAAGCTAAAATCAGACCATAGTGGGATTGAAATAACTGGGAGGATAACTATGTCAATAAAGGCCTTCTTGGCTAAAATCAGACCATAGTGGGATTGAAATGAAGCTGAAAGGATATTAAATAAAAGATAGAACAAAGCTAAAATCAGACCATAGTGGGATTGAAATGCCGTTGCCGATGTCAAGGTCAATCGGGTACGCCTTGCTGTCGGCCAGGACTCTCAGAGAGCCAATGGCCTTGACCGCCTCAATAGTGTCGAAGTGAGCGGAGAGGTTAAACTCCGTCGGTGTCAGCTTCTCGTAGTCGGGGAAAGTCCCTGGAACGGCTGCCCACTTATAGCGGATTAGCTCCGTATCAATGGTCAGTGCTGGTATGTGGGTGGTATTGTCAAAGCTATTAAGTTCAAGCCTGGGTTGACAAGGTGGCAACAAGGCGGTAGAATTTTGCAACCAATACAATGGCATAAAAATCAATGGTTAGGCATTTTGTAAAAAATGTAAACTCTGGCAAGGAGGCTAAAATGAGGATATTTGATTGGCTATTCAAAAAGAGAAGTAGTGAAGAGCAGAAACTGGCGAAACTGAAAGCCCGCTCCCACAAGGAGGGTATATCGTCGAAAGAGAGGGATACCATATTCCAGCAGTTGGCGGACCTGTACTTGAACGGCAAACGGACACTCATTTGCGCGGAGGCCTTGCAGGAGCTGGTTTTGCAATTGGAGCGTCTGATACAGTTGCCCGAAGTTAGCGGTGTCTCCGCTACCGTGATGAACGCCCTTGTCAAAGCACTTGCAGACACGACTCCAAACAATAAAATCGGATCAAGCCTGGCTGATTGGCTGGCCGAGGAACTGGGATTCGCCGCTCGCCATGGCAAACGTCCGTTCCTTGATACGCTTGCCTTTTCGAAAGGATCTGATGCACTTATAGCCACGCTGTCGGAGCGTCTGCGCGATCGCTCCAGCCGAAAGCGTTCCTACGTTATGATCTTTCTGTGTGAGCTTCGCGACGAACGCTGTCGGTCCATATTGACAGAGCTGGCGCAGGATGAGGATGATCTGGTTGCTGGCAACGCCAAACTGGGCCTCTCTAAACTTCCATCATAGAGGGATCAAGACTCATTATCCCTCTCAAGGCTCATTCAAAGCCAGCATAATAAGGGGCAGAGATTTATCTTTCAGTTAAGGCGATATTTTGCCTAACCACTCGTTCCAAGCGACACCAAGGGGCGCTCTTCCCTGAGCCTTGGCTTGCTTCCAATTGCAAAAAAAGCCTAATAAAACAAGGATTGAAACTAATAAAAGGATGATACCCCTTTATCGATTTACCCAACAACCTCTCCTAAAATCATCCCTTCAACTCTTATTGGCTGGAGTTTGCTGGCGAGTGTCTTTGCATCATCGAGCTTTCTCTTGTTCTCAGCGTAGATTGTGAGTAAAGCCTCCCCTTTTTCGGCCCCTTCACCCTTTTTGAATCCTAACACGATCCCTGCCCCTTTATCTTTTGGAGAGCCTGCTGACCTTGCAATCTTGACGATCGCTCTGTTGTTTATTGCCTCAATATAGCCATCCTTTGGCGAGGGCAATTCATAAGTGTACTTTCCAGGCATGATATCCTCGGCCTTTATATCTGGATCTCCACCCTGGGCCTCGATAATCTCCTTGAACTTCTTCAAAGCCTTCCCTGACTCCAAAGTTTTCTTCGCAAGCTCTAGTCCTCTATCTGGGCGTGCCATTCCTCCAAGCTCAAGAAGTATCCCTGCGAGACTCAATGCCTTCTCAATGAGACTGTTCGGCTCTTTCGCTCCTTCAAGGACTGACAGAACCTCCCGAATTTCCAAGGCTGGGCCGACTGCCCTTCCGACAGGTTGCCCTCCATAGGTGATAGCACACCTTGTTTTCACACCTATACGTTCCCCGAGTATTATGAAATCTCTAGCTAGTGACTTTGCCTCCTCGCTTGTTGTGATCTTTGCCCCCTCTCCCATGGGGATATCTATGACACAGTACTCTGCCCCAACGGCCTTTTTCTTTGCCATAACAGATGCTAAAACCTGCCCATGGGGATCAAGGGATAGTGGGTATTCGACCCTAATTATGGCATCATCTACCGGTGCAAGGTTCATTCCACCCCCCCACACCAACGCTCCACCAACTTTTTGTGCAATCCTTTTAATTGATTGCCCACCATGCTCCACATTACACACCACTTCCATAATGTCAGCGGTGCCGGCAGCAGAACTTATTGCCCTCGATGATGTTTTCGGGATTGTGAGCCCATTAGCAGCGACAATTGAAACCGTGATTGGCGCATACTTGTTTCCAGGTACGCCTCCTATGCTATGAACATCGAGAATCGGAGAGCTTTCCCATTCCAGTGTTTCGCCTGTTCTGACCATGGCCGTTGTAAGCCAGGTAATCTCATCCATGCTCATTCCATTTATCTGAACTGCTGTAGTGTAGGCGGCAAGCTCAATATCTGAAAGTTTGCCCAACGCAATATCCTCAACGATTGTATTGATCTCCTCTTGGCTCCAAGCATTGCCGTAGATCTTTTTCCTGACAAAGTCTATGGAGGCCGGGCGAGATGTGGGAACGATATGAACTTTTTCCCCCTCCTTCAAATCCCTCCACAATTCGATAAAAGCTCCCGCCTCTCCTTTGCTAACCAATGTATCAGTAATGTTAACCACTGCTGACTGGCTTTCCCCTTTACCATGGACTACCTTTACCCTATCTTGAGTACGCAATCCTAACTCCTCTGCATCCTCTTTGTTTAATAGCACCTCATGCGCTCCCTTGAGAATGTCTATCCTTTTCACCTTGTAAGGGGCTTTATTTTCCATAAAGCTCACTCCACTCAATTGTTCTTCCCCACTTCTCAAGTGCCCTCATAAGCTCTGGATGCTCTAATGCATACTTCTCCAATGGAATATTTTTCCTTGCTGCATCAACCGCTTGGCGCATTGCCTTAGCACCTGCGATCGTCCCATCTGGATGACCATGGATGCCTCCACCAGCCTGTAAAACTACATCGTTTCCAAAAGCGTTAATCTCATAGGGCACTAAGCCTGGGTGAAGGCCACCCGATGCAACGGGAAAGACATTCTTGAAACCATGCCAGTCGCTCTTTAGGAAGTCATTGATCTCCTTTACGCCTTCAATGTCCCTCTCCATTTTGCCTGTGGCTGTTCCTGTATGCAGCTGGTCCCCACCGCACAGCCTAACAAGAACCGCCAAGGGGAGCATCGCTATGCCGTGTTTTTTATTCCTCGTAATTGCACCATGCATCGTTCTGTGCACATGTATCGGGAGGTTTACAGACTTATCCTCTCTCAAGGTCTTGAGTGCAGAGAAACCAGCGGTCAGAACATCAATCATAAGCATGTTCGCTCCGTGTTCCATTGCTAGGTCTGCACGCTCAAGTATCTCTTCTGCTCCAACGGTAATGTTCACTGCGTAAAGAACCGTCCTATCACTTTCCTCCTTTATCTTGTCGAGCCTTTCCATGACATTCTCCAATCTTTCCACCATGGGGCAGAATGCCTGATCGGTCAGGGTCTCATCATCCTTTATTAGGTCACATCCCCCTATGCCGGCATTATAAGCGACTTCTGCAGTTTCTTTAGGGCTGAGACCTACCTTGGGCTTGATGATGGTTCCTACGTGCGCTCTCCCCTCACTCACCGTTCCAACCTTTTTCCGTACCCCCTCTATACCAAAGCGGGGGCCTTTAAATTCCCTTACAAAGCTTTTTGGAAGCTTGATGTCGAGGAGTCTGACATTTTTGAGTGCCCCCAAACCAAAGAGGTTGCCAGCAACGGTGGCAAGGAACTGGGGTATGTTATAGACCTCGAACAAATCAATTGGAAATTCGATCTTCACCTTCGAGCCGTCAATCTCAAGGACCCTCGCACCTAATCGTTCATCTACCTCTTTTTCCTTGGTTGAGATGTCTGTCCATGTGCCAGTTGACTGCTCTGCTGCAATAGCCCTTGCAGCTTTCTCTATTGGCAGAGAGCTCTCGACATAATAGGTGCATTCTACAAACTCCATTCGCTCATCTCCCTAAATTCTTTCTCAATTAAATCATAAGCGGCATGAGGTGCAATTACCCCCTTCTCGGTGATTATGGCATCTATGTACTCTGCTGGTGTGGCGTCAAATACAGGGTTGCGGAACTTCACCTTGGAAAATTTTTTTGGGTTTACAATCTCACTCACATCTCTTTCCTCAATTTGAACGAGTTCACCTCTCAAACTCTCAGGGGAGAATTTGTATATCTCTGCACAGACGTAGAACGGAATCCTTGCCTCATGAGCAGCCAGTGCGATCTGCGATGTTCCGATCTTGTTAATCACCGCGCCATTAGAGCAGACGGTGTCTGCACCTACGAACACAGACTTTATATCTTCATCTTCGATGATATACCTCACGGCAGAGTCTACGATCAGGGTGACATCAACACCATTCTTTGCTAGCTCCTTTGCCGTCAAATAGCCTTGATTCCAGGGTCTAGTCTCTGTGGCGAATGTCCTGATCTTTTTTCCATCTTTGTGTGCTTGTAGGATCGCCGCAAGAGAGGCGGAACTATTACAGTGTGTCAGTAGGGTATCAGAATCTTCAATCCTTTTCGAGCCATAAATTCCGATTGTCTCAACGGCCTTCAATGAATTTTTAATGAACTTATCCGCTTCACTCTTTACGCTTTCTTTAAATTCGTTCACAGTCTTCCCGCTCGATCCTTGGAGGGTCAAGCGTAGGGCATTTCTCAGCGATATCGCGGTTGGTCTCGTATTCAGCAGTGCTCTTGCCCCTTCTGTTAATAGTTTTTTGAGCTCTTCTAAATCATCTTCATCGTAACTTTCAGCAAGCTCTTTTATTGTTTCGGCAGCAAACCTCGCGATCTTTCCCGCCCCTCTAATGCGCATTGTGTGAATTTTCTTTGCGTTCTCGTTAAACTCATCCGGAAGGACTATTTTCTTCATTCACTCTTATGTAAGAACAAGGGCATTTAACCTTTTTTGCCAGTTATTTTTTTTGTTGAAGTAATTTTTCTTTATTCTAATTTTATATGTGACCAGCTTATTATTCAAATTCGCGGCATTAATAACAATCTCTGGATTTGTGGCAAGGTGGATTGATGGACGGACGAAGGTAATAAGCCGTTAGTCGAAGTCGAACTATTCTAAAATCAGTCTTCTTCAATTAGTAACTCTTTTCCTTCTCTTACGAGGTAAAACACGATTATCAAGCCCACAATTGGGTCAGCATACCAAAAATTAAAGAAATATCTGCCTGCTAAACCCAAAAGTAATGCGACAGATAATGTAGAGCAAACAAAAGTCTCCTTTGAATCGGCAATCAAAGATTTCAAATTTAGCTGTATGCCAATCTTCCTTTTCTTTAATCCGAGAATGGGCATTATAACTATTGACATAAGTGCAATTATGATTCCTGCTAGTGAAGGATCAGGAATTTCTTTTGTTACTATCTTTTTAATTGACTCAAATAGAACATAAGCAGCCAATACCAAAAAAGTTATACCAACAAACCTTGTTGCTCTTTTTTCAATTTTTTCCTCCTCTTCTGGCGTAAGCTTATTATGTTTTTGCAGTCTCCAGATCAGGACAAAACCCGAAAGCGATTCAACGATACTGTCCAATCCGAAACCAACTAAAGCAATACTGTTTGCAAGACTTCCAAAAGTAATTGAAGCGATCGCCTCTATAATGTTGTATATGACTGTAAAGTACTCCAAATGCAACGCTTTATTATACTGACTATCCATGGATAGTGACTCCAAAGGTGGAATTTTGTCTGACTACTTATATCTAATCCCTCTAAAAAGATTCTTACTGTTTTATTACTACCCTATCATTGACTTCATCAAGGGATTGTGTTATGGTACCCTTTTTGAACCTCTTTGTTCATCCTTCTCTGGTTTAGCTACAATCAATATCTCAAAAATCTATGTATGTCGGCTCGTCGGAGAGATTTATTAAGAAAGGTGCCTGAATTTACTTCAGATATCTGAGTTTCTTGCCAATCTCGAGCAACGCCCAAGCCCATATCAAACATTCAAAACTTTTTATGAGATCCCCCTTCTCAAGAAAGTACTCCGAGTCTTTGCGATATGCTAGGATATCTTCTAGGAGGCTTTTACCTTCCTCATCACAGGGTTTGGTTGTTGGGAGTATCTCATCAAGCTTGCAGGTCCATTT
This sequence is a window from Methanocellales archaeon. Protein-coding genes within it:
- a CDS encoding ribose 1,5-bisphosphate isomerase gives rise to the protein MKKIVLPDEFNENAKKIHTMRIRGAGKIARFAAETIKELAESYDEDDLEELKKLLTEGARALLNTRPTAISLRNALRLTLQGSSGKTVNEFKESVKSEADKFIKNSLKAVETIGIYGSKRIEDSDTLLTHCNSSASLAAILQAHKDGKKIRTFATETRPWNQGYLTAKELAKNGVDVTLIVDSAVRYIIEDEDIKSVFVGADTVCSNGAVINKIGTSQIALAAHEARIPFYVCAEIYKFSPESLRGELVQIEERDVSEIVNPKKFSKVKFRNPVFDATPAEYIDAIITEKGVIAPHAAYDLIEKEFREMSEWSL
- a CDS encoding cation transporter codes for the protein MDSQYNKALHLEYFTVIYNIIEAIASITFGSLANSIALVGFGLDSIVESLSGFVLIWRLQKHNKLTPEEEEKIEKRATRFVGITFLVLAAYVLFESIKKIVTKEIPDPSLAGIIIALMSIVIMPILGLKKRKIGIQLNLKSLIADSKETFVCSTLSVALLLGLAGRYFFNFWYADPIVGLIIVFYLVREGKELLIEED
- a CDS encoding DUF357 domain-containing protein translates to MEFMLESELSEEIEKWTCKLDEILPTTKPCDEEGKSLLEDILAYRKDSEYFLEKGDLIKSFECLIWAWALLEIGKKLRYLK